The DNA region CAGAGCAACGCCTTCGCCGCCCTGCGCACAAGGCGCGGCGGCGAAGAAATTGCGGATCAGCTCAAACTCGCCCATGGCTGAGACAAAAGACTCAAGCGCCGGTTAGCGCTTGAACGCCTTCACTTCAGCTTCACGCAGACGCGGGGCCAGCTTGTCGAGCACACCGTTGACGAACTTGTGACCGTCGGTGGAACCATAGACTTTCGCCAGTTCGATCCCTTCGTTGATCACCACGCGGTACGGCACGTCGACGCGCTTGAGCAGCTCCCAGGTGGACAGGCGCAGTACGCACAGTTCAACCGGGTCCAGCTCTTCGATGGTCAGGTCCAGGCACGGCGCCAGCGCAGTGTCGATCTCAGTCAGACTGGCCGGAACACCGTGCAGGATGTCGTGAAAGTAGCTGGCATCGGCGAAGGTGAAATCGTTGTCGACGCGAAACTGCGCTTCGATTTCGTTCAGCGAAGTCTTGGCCATGTGGCGCTGATACAACGCTTGCGTCGCCAACTGACGGGCAGCGCGGCGCTTTTCACTTTTCGAAGGCTTGCCGGCGTCGGTTGGACGCGGTTCGCGCG from Pseudomonas helmanticensis includes:
- the nusB gene encoding transcription antitermination factor NusB; its protein translation is MISDESDRFNPREPRPTDAGKPSKSEKRRAARQLATQALYQRHMAKTSLNEIEAQFRVDNDFTFADASYFHDILHGVPASLTEIDTALAPCLDLTIEELDPVELCVLRLSTWELLKRVDVPYRVVINEGIELAKVYGSTDGHKFVNGVLDKLAPRLREAEVKAFKR